From the genome of Sphingobacterium kitahiroshimense, one region includes:
- a CDS encoding phytoene desaturase family protein, with the protein MSKAYDVIIVGSGPNGIAAGITLQKAGLSTLIIEGRDTVGGGMRTADLIEPGYRHDICSAIHPMALASPFFTALDLSAHGLEFIFTNYQAAHPFDDGSSAFLSRSISETAEGLGLDRKVYRDLIDPIVSEWDYIASATMGPFEFPKRPLLLAKFGLQALKPAATMVNKFKETHTRGLWAGMSAHAIQPFTNIASSAIGLILSAVGHKYGWPIPKGGSQAIADALVSLYTSLGGELKLNYFVKNIDELAPYNTVMFDLTPKQILKIAGHRLSAAYKKKLESYRYGMGVFKMDFIIDGEIPFLDERCGDAATVHLGNTYEEIAAAESLTSKGGYPEKPFVMLAQQSKFDNSRAPAGKNAVWAYCHVPNGSTRDVSVAVENQIERFAPGFKERITAKSTMNTAQLEAYNPNYIGGDINGGIIDIRQLFTRPTVQLRPYRTSNQQIYICSSSTPPGGGVHGMCGYHAAKTVLKDRFNILL; encoded by the coding sequence ATGTCTAAAGCATATGATGTTATTATAGTCGGTTCAGGACCTAATGGAATTGCCGCAGGTATTACATTACAGAAAGCAGGATTGTCTACGCTCATCATTGAAGGTCGTGATACTGTTGGAGGAGGCATGCGTACGGCCGATTTGATTGAACCGGGATATCGACATGATATCTGTTCTGCTATCCATCCAATGGCTTTGGCTTCTCCGTTTTTTACCGCTTTGGATTTGAGTGCGCACGGACTGGAATTTATTTTTACTAATTACCAGGCTGCTCATCCCTTTGATGATGGTTCTTCGGCATTTTTAAGTCGCTCTATTTCAGAAACTGCCGAGGGATTAGGTTTGGACAGAAAGGTGTACCGCGATTTGATTGACCCTATTGTTTCCGAGTGGGATTATATCGCTTCTGCAACAATGGGTCCTTTTGAATTTCCGAAACGCCCCCTTCTATTGGCTAAATTTGGACTGCAGGCTTTAAAACCAGCGGCTACAATGGTCAATAAATTCAAGGAAACTCATACAAGAGGATTATGGGCAGGTATGTCTGCGCATGCCATTCAGCCATTTACGAATATAGCTTCTTCAGCAATAGGGTTGATATTAAGTGCTGTTGGACATAAATATGGATGGCCTATTCCTAAGGGCGGATCACAGGCTATTGCCGATGCATTAGTTTCCTTGTACACTTCCTTAGGAGGCGAATTAAAACTTAATTATTTTGTAAAAAATATTGATGAGCTGGCACCGTATAATACCGTTATGTTTGACCTAACACCGAAGCAGATCTTAAAAATAGCAGGACATAGATTGTCAGCTGCCTACAAAAAAAAGCTAGAATCTTATCGTTACGGCATGGGGGTTTTTAAAATGGATTTTATTATTGATGGAGAAATTCCGTTTTTAGATGAGCGATGTGGAGATGCTGCTACTGTTCACTTAGGTAATACTTATGAAGAAATAGCTGCTGCTGAATCACTGACATCAAAAGGCGGATATCCCGAAAAACCATTTGTAATGCTCGCTCAGCAAAGTAAATTCGATAACAGCCGAGCACCTGCCGGTAAAAATGCTGTTTGGGCTTACTGTCATGTACCTAATGGTTCGACCAGAGATGTTTCGGTTGCAGTTGAAAATCAGATTGAACGCTTTGCACCGGGATTCAAAGAACGAATCACTGCAAAAAGTACAATGAATACAGCACAATTGGAAGCCTACAACCCAAACTATATTGGAGGAGATATTAATGGTGGTATTATAGATATCCGGCAATTATTTACCAGACCAACGGTACAGTTAAGACCCTATAGAACATCCAATCAACAGATTTATATTTGTTCATCTTCTACTCCTCCAGGGGGAGGAGTACACGGTATGTGTGGTTATCATGCCGCTAAAACAGTACTAAAAGATCGCTTCAATATTTTATTATAA